One segment of Nomascus leucogenys isolate Asia chromosome 20, Asia_NLE_v1, whole genome shotgun sequence DNA contains the following:
- the ZFYVE28 gene encoding lateral signaling target protein 2 homolog isoform X5, with protein MMNRFRKWLYKPKRSDPQLLARFYYADEELNQVAAELDSLDGRKDPQRCTLLVSQFRSCQDNVLNIINQIMDECIPQDRAPRDFCVKFPEEIRHDNLAGQLWFGAECLAAGSIIMNRELESMAMRPLAKELTRSLEDVRGALRDQALRDLNTYTEKMREALRHFDVLFAEFELSYVSAMVPVKSPREYYVQQEVIVLFCETVERALDFGYLTQDMIDDYEPALMFSIPRLAIV; from the exons AGGTCGGATCCGCAGCTGCTTGCCCGGTTCTACTATGCCGACGAGGAGCTGAACCAGGTGGCCGCGGAGCTGGACAGCCTGGATGGGCGGAAGGACCCCCAGCGGTGCACGCTGCTGGTCAGCCAGTTCCGCTCCTGTCAG GACAATGTGTTGAACATCATTAACCAGATCATGGATGAGTGCATCCCCCAGGACCGCGCCCCCAGAGATTTCTGCGTCAAGTTCCCTGAGGAGATCCGGCATGACAACCTGGCCGGCCAGCTGTGGTTCGGTGCCGAG TGCCTGGCCGCCGGCTCCATCATCATGAACCGGGAGCTGGAGAGCATGGCCATGCGCCCGCTGGCCAAGGAGCTGACGCGCAGCCTGGAGGACGTGCGGGGCGCCCTCCGCGACCAGGCGCTGCGGGACCTGAACACCTACACAGAGAAGATGAGGGAGGCGCTGAGGCACTTCGACGTCCTGTTCGCCGAGTTCGAGCTCAG CTACGTCTCGGCCATGGTGCCTGTGAAGTCTCCCAGGGAGTACTATGTGCAGCAGGAGGTCATCGTGCTCTTCTGCGAGACGGTGGAGAG GGCCCTGGACTTCGGGTACCTGACCCAGGACATGATTGATGACTACGAGCCGGCCCTCATGTTCAGCATCCCCAGGCTGGCCATCGTGTG